The following proteins are encoded in a genomic region of Ornithodoros turicata isolate Travis chromosome 6, ASM3712646v1, whole genome shotgun sequence:
- the LOC135397392 gene encoding general transcription and DNA repair factor IIH helicase subunit XPD-like isoform X2, which produces MKIEVDGIQVYFPYDYIYPEQYSYMLQLKQCLDAKGHGVLEMPSGTGKTTTLLSLIVAYIKAFPNHLCKLIYCSRTLPEIEKVVEELRRLLNFYQDETGQDPNILGLCLTSRKNLCIHPEVSKERDGKVVDGRCYSLTASYRRTSQNCCEFFENYDGNQVVLPSGVYSIDDLKEYGRNHLYCPYFVARQAVRYANVIVYSYHYLLDPKIADLVSKEMAKNSVVIFDEAHNIDNVCIESMSVKISRKNIDTGSQNIAHLQSTIQELREKDEEKLKEEYQRLVEGLREANIAREADVVLANPVLPDQVLQEAVPGNIRTAEHFVAFVHRLLEYVKMRLRVQHVVQESPAAFLRDILQKVCIERKPLRFCSERLRSLLRTLQVVDPTNYAQLMKLCNFATLVSTYTKGFTLIIEPYDEKSVPNPVLHFSCMDASIAVKPVFERFQSVIITSGTLSPLDMYPKILDFRPVVTASFTITLARPSICPMIVSKGNDQVAMSSKFETRDDIAVVRNYGTLLVEVASAVPDGVVCFFTSYMYLEGVVASWYEQGVIDQIQRRKLLFIETQDSQETSLALLNYIKACENGRGAVLLSVARGKVSEGVDFDHHLGRAVLMFGIPFVYTQSRILRARLEYLRDQYQIRENDFLTFDAMRHAAQCVGRALRGKTDYGIMLFADKRFSRFDKRSKLPRWIQEYLKDSLCNLSIEEAMQVMRRFLRQMAQPFTREDQLGLSLLTAEQLQSQEMRQKIESRVQLH; this is translated from the exons ATGAA GATAGAAGTGGACGGGATCCAGGTGTACTTTCCGTACGATTACATCTATCCCGAACAGTATTCGTACATGCTGCAACTGAAGCAATGTCTCGATGCAAAG GGTCACGGGGTGCTGGAAATGCCATCCGGTACAGGGAAGACAACCACCTTGCTATCACTGATCGTAGCATATATCAAG GCATTTCCAAACCATCTTTGCAAGTTGATCTACTGCTCCCGGACCTTGCCGGAAATAGAAAAG GTGGTCGAGGAATTACGTCGCCTGTTGAACTTTTACCAGGACGAAACTGGCCAAGACCCGAACATCTTGGGGTTATGCCTGACTTCTCGGAAAAACCTGTGCATCCACCCGGAG GTGAGCAAGGAAAGGGATGGGAAAGTGGTGGATGGGAGATGCTACAGTCTGACTGCATCTTACAGACGCACTTCTCAGAACTGTTGCGAGTTCTTTGAG AACTACGACGGCAATCAAGTCGTGCTACCTTCTGGAGTCTACAGCATT GATGATTTGAAAGAATATGGTAGAAACCACTTGTACTGTCCGTACTTTGTGGCCAGACAAGCG GTGCGGTACGCAAACGTCATCGTCTACAGCTACCACTACCTACTGGACCCCAAGATAGCCGACCTTGTGTCCAAAGAGATGGCCAAGAATTCGGTCGTAATTTTTGACGAAGCGCATAACATCG ATAATGTCTGCATCGAGTCCATGAGTGTCAAGATATCGAGAAAAAACATTGACACAGGATCGCAGAACATTGCCCACCTACAGAGCACAATTCAAGA ATTGAGAGAGAAAGATGAAGAGAAGCTGAAAGAGGAATATCAGCGTTTGGTCGAGGGACTCAGAGAGGCAAACATTGCCCGAGAAGCTGATGTCGTTCTTGCAAATCCTG TGTTGCCGGATCAAGTTTTACAAG AGGCAGTGCCTGGCAACATTCGCACGGCGGAACACTTTGTGGCTTTTGTGCACCGCCTGCTGGAGTATGTCAAGATGAGGCTAAGAGTCCAACATGTCGTTCAGGAAAGTCCAGCTGCCTTTCTGCGTGACATCTTGCAGAAG GTGTGCATCGAGCGCAAACCCCTGCGTTTCTGTTCGGAGCGGCTGCGTTCTTTACTGCGCACGTTGCAAGTCGTGGATCCCACAAACTATGCGCAGCTTATGAAACTCTGCAACTTTGCTACCCTGGTCAGCACATATACAAAAG GTTTCACCCTCATCATTGAACCGTACGACGAGAAATCGGTGCCAAATCCGGTCCTTCACTTTTCTTGCATGGATGCCTCGATAGCGGTTAAGCCAGTCTTTGAGCGTTTTCAATCCGTCATCATTACATCGGGG ACATTATCTCCGTTGGACATGTATCCCAAGATATTGGATTTCCGACCAGTAGTGACTGCCTCCTTTACCATTACACTGGCACGGCCCAGCATATGCCcaatg ATAGTGAGCAAGGGAAACGACCAAGTTGCCATGTCATCAAAGTTTGAGACACGCGATGACATAGCGGTGGTGCGCAACTATGGCACCTTGCTGGTTGAAGTGGCCAGTGCCGTTccagatggtgtcgtctgcttctttaCCTCATATATGTACCTGGAAGGTGTGGTCGCCTCCTGGTACGAACAAGGCGTTATCGACCAGATTCAGAGGCGGAAGCTGCTCTTCATAGAGACCCAGGATTCCCAGGAGACCTCATTGGCTCTTCTAAACTACATCAAG GCATGCGAGAATGGACGGGGCGCCGTTTTGTTGTCTGTGGCACGAGGGAAGGTTTCCGAAGGTGTTGACTTTG ATCATCACCTGGGACGTGCGGTGCTCATGTTTGGCATACCGTTTGTGTATACCCAAAGCAGGATACTCAGG GCTAGGCTCGAGTATCTACGCGACCAATATCAAATACGGGAGAATGATTTCCTGACGTTCGATGCCATGCGTCACGCCGCCCAGTGTGTGGGGAGGGCGCTGCGTGGGAAGACAGACTACGGCATTATGCTTTTTGCTGATAAG CGGTTCTCGCGCTTTGATAAGCGTTCTAAGCTTCCACGTTGGATCCAAGAGTACCTAAAGGATTCCTTGTGCAACCTCAGCATCGAGGAAGCCATGCAAGTGATGAGGCGCTTTTTACGACAGATGGCACAGCCTTTCACCAGG GAAGACCAGCTGGGACTGTCACTCCTCACAGCGGAACAGCTGCAATCCCAAGAGATGAGACAAAAGATTGAGAGCAGAGTACAACTCCACTGA
- the LOC135397392 gene encoding general transcription and DNA repair factor IIH helicase subunit XPD-like isoform X1, which produces MKIEVDGIQVYFPYDYIYPEQYSYMLQLKQCLDAKGHGVLEMPSGTGKTTTLLSLIVAYIKAFPNHLCKLIYCSRTLPEIEKVVEELRRLLNFYQDETGQDPNILGLCLTSRKNLCIHPEVSKERDGKVVDGRCYSLTASYRRTSQNCCEFFEVEKLLLNGTFPNRHFLQNYDGNQVVLPSGVYSIDDLKEYGRNHLYCPYFVARQAVRYANVIVYSYHYLLDPKIADLVSKEMAKNSVVIFDEAHNIDNVCIESMSVKISRKNIDTGSQNIAHLQSTIQELREKDEEKLKEEYQRLVEGLREANIAREADVVLANPVLPDQVLQEAVPGNIRTAEHFVAFVHRLLEYVKMRLRVQHVVQESPAAFLRDILQKVCIERKPLRFCSERLRSLLRTLQVVDPTNYAQLMKLCNFATLVSTYTKGFTLIIEPYDEKSVPNPVLHFSCMDASIAVKPVFERFQSVIITSGTLSPLDMYPKILDFRPVVTASFTITLARPSICPMIVSKGNDQVAMSSKFETRDDIAVVRNYGTLLVEVASAVPDGVVCFFTSYMYLEGVVASWYEQGVIDQIQRRKLLFIETQDSQETSLALLNYIKACENGRGAVLLSVARGKVSEGVDFDHHLGRAVLMFGIPFVYTQSRILRARLEYLRDQYQIRENDFLTFDAMRHAAQCVGRALRGKTDYGIMLFADKRFSRFDKRSKLPRWIQEYLKDSLCNLSIEEAMQVMRRFLRQMAQPFTREDQLGLSLLTAEQLQSQEMRQKIESRVQLH; this is translated from the exons ATGAA GATAGAAGTGGACGGGATCCAGGTGTACTTTCCGTACGATTACATCTATCCCGAACAGTATTCGTACATGCTGCAACTGAAGCAATGTCTCGATGCAAAG GGTCACGGGGTGCTGGAAATGCCATCCGGTACAGGGAAGACAACCACCTTGCTATCACTGATCGTAGCATATATCAAG GCATTTCCAAACCATCTTTGCAAGTTGATCTACTGCTCCCGGACCTTGCCGGAAATAGAAAAG GTGGTCGAGGAATTACGTCGCCTGTTGAACTTTTACCAGGACGAAACTGGCCAAGACCCGAACATCTTGGGGTTATGCCTGACTTCTCGGAAAAACCTGTGCATCCACCCGGAG GTGAGCAAGGAAAGGGATGGGAAAGTGGTGGATGGGAGATGCTACAGTCTGACTGCATCTTACAGACGCACTTCTCAGAACTGTTGCGAGTTCTTTGAGGTAGAAAAGCTCTTATTAAATGGGACGTTTCCTAATAGACATTTTCTGCAGAACTACGACGGCAATCAAGTCGTGCTACCTTCTGGAGTCTACAGCATT GATGATTTGAAAGAATATGGTAGAAACCACTTGTACTGTCCGTACTTTGTGGCCAGACAAGCG GTGCGGTACGCAAACGTCATCGTCTACAGCTACCACTACCTACTGGACCCCAAGATAGCCGACCTTGTGTCCAAAGAGATGGCCAAGAATTCGGTCGTAATTTTTGACGAAGCGCATAACATCG ATAATGTCTGCATCGAGTCCATGAGTGTCAAGATATCGAGAAAAAACATTGACACAGGATCGCAGAACATTGCCCACCTACAGAGCACAATTCAAGA ATTGAGAGAGAAAGATGAAGAGAAGCTGAAAGAGGAATATCAGCGTTTGGTCGAGGGACTCAGAGAGGCAAACATTGCCCGAGAAGCTGATGTCGTTCTTGCAAATCCTG TGTTGCCGGATCAAGTTTTACAAG AGGCAGTGCCTGGCAACATTCGCACGGCGGAACACTTTGTGGCTTTTGTGCACCGCCTGCTGGAGTATGTCAAGATGAGGCTAAGAGTCCAACATGTCGTTCAGGAAAGTCCAGCTGCCTTTCTGCGTGACATCTTGCAGAAG GTGTGCATCGAGCGCAAACCCCTGCGTTTCTGTTCGGAGCGGCTGCGTTCTTTACTGCGCACGTTGCAAGTCGTGGATCCCACAAACTATGCGCAGCTTATGAAACTCTGCAACTTTGCTACCCTGGTCAGCACATATACAAAAG GTTTCACCCTCATCATTGAACCGTACGACGAGAAATCGGTGCCAAATCCGGTCCTTCACTTTTCTTGCATGGATGCCTCGATAGCGGTTAAGCCAGTCTTTGAGCGTTTTCAATCCGTCATCATTACATCGGGG ACATTATCTCCGTTGGACATGTATCCCAAGATATTGGATTTCCGACCAGTAGTGACTGCCTCCTTTACCATTACACTGGCACGGCCCAGCATATGCCcaatg ATAGTGAGCAAGGGAAACGACCAAGTTGCCATGTCATCAAAGTTTGAGACACGCGATGACATAGCGGTGGTGCGCAACTATGGCACCTTGCTGGTTGAAGTGGCCAGTGCCGTTccagatggtgtcgtctgcttctttaCCTCATATATGTACCTGGAAGGTGTGGTCGCCTCCTGGTACGAACAAGGCGTTATCGACCAGATTCAGAGGCGGAAGCTGCTCTTCATAGAGACCCAGGATTCCCAGGAGACCTCATTGGCTCTTCTAAACTACATCAAG GCATGCGAGAATGGACGGGGCGCCGTTTTGTTGTCTGTGGCACGAGGGAAGGTTTCCGAAGGTGTTGACTTTG ATCATCACCTGGGACGTGCGGTGCTCATGTTTGGCATACCGTTTGTGTATACCCAAAGCAGGATACTCAGG GCTAGGCTCGAGTATCTACGCGACCAATATCAAATACGGGAGAATGATTTCCTGACGTTCGATGCCATGCGTCACGCCGCCCAGTGTGTGGGGAGGGCGCTGCGTGGGAAGACAGACTACGGCATTATGCTTTTTGCTGATAAG CGGTTCTCGCGCTTTGATAAGCGTTCTAAGCTTCCACGTTGGATCCAAGAGTACCTAAAGGATTCCTTGTGCAACCTCAGCATCGAGGAAGCCATGCAAGTGATGAGGCGCTTTTTACGACAGATGGCACAGCCTTTCACCAGG GAAGACCAGCTGGGACTGTCACTCCTCACAGCGGAACAGCTGCAATCCCAAGAGATGAGACAAAAGATTGAGAGCAGAGTACAACTCCACTGA